In one window of Hyla sarda isolate aHylSar1 chromosome 1, aHylSar1.hap1, whole genome shotgun sequence DNA:
- the ERCC8 gene encoding DNA excision repair protein ERCC-8: MIGFLWSRLCGLDSPVRLQRAESTRRVLSLELNEGRDVERMHENGVNTLDVDPVEGRYMLSGGADGIIVLYDLESSSQKPSFTCKALCKVGKGHPDVHKFSVETVQWYPHDTGMFTSSSFDKTLKIWDTNTLQLAEVFNFDGNVYSHHMSPLATKHSLIAVGTKNPKVQLCDLKSGSSSHILQGHRGEVLSVSWSPRYDYILATASADSKAKLWDVRKAAGCLITLDQYNGEKSKSSSEAINTAHNGRVNGLCFTNDGLHLLTVGTDDRMRLWNSATGENTLVNYGKVSNDSRKGVKFTVSLGCSPEFVFVPYDSTIVLYTIHSGKKISVLRGHYNDVNCCVFQPHFQELYSGGKDCNVLAWVPAVREPVPDDESEKSKSHLHPALQDAWSSSDEDG; the protein is encoded by the coding sequence ATGATAGGATTTCTGTGGTCCAGACTTTGCGGCTTAGATAGCCCTGTTCGTCTCCAGCGGGCGGAATCCACCCGTAGGGTGCTAAGCTTGGAGCTAAATGAAGGCCGAGATGTGGaacgaatgcacgaaaacggggTTAATACTTTGGATGTGGATCCGGTGGAAGGACGATATATGCTGTCCGGTGGTGCAGATGGTATCATCGTTCTGTATGACCTGGAAAGTTCAAGTCAGAAGCCCTCCTTTACCTGTAAAGCACTGTGCAAAGTGGGCAAAGGCCACCCTGATGTGCACAAGTTTAGTGTAGAGACAGTTCAGTGGTACCCTCACGACACAGGCATGTTCACATCAAGTTCATTTGACAAGACTCTGAAAATCTGGGACACAAACACCTTGCAGCTAGCAGAAGTCTTTAACTTTGATGGGAATGTTTACAGCCACCACATGTCTCCATTGGCAACAAAGCATAGCTTAATAGCAGTAGGAACAAAAAACCCAAAAGTGCAGCTATGTGACTTGAAATCTGGCTCCAGTAGCCACATACtgcaggggcacagaggggaagtTCTGTCTGTTTCCTGGTCTCCAAGATATGATTATATTTTAGCTACTGCAAGCGCTGACAGCAAAGCGAAACTGTGGGATGTCCGCAAAGCAGCTGGTTGCCTGATAACATTAGACCAGTACAatggagaaaagtccaaatcttCATCAGAGGCTATCAACACTGCCCACAATGGAAGGGTTAATGGGTTATGCTTCACAAATGATGGTCTTCATCTGCTGACTGTTGGTACTGATGACAGAATGCGCCTGTGGAACAGTGCCACTGGGGAAAACACTCTGGTCAACTATGGCAAAGTTTCAAATGACAGTAGAAAGGGTGTAAAGTTTACGGTGTCTCTGGGGTGTAGCCCAGAGTTTGTGTTTGTTCCATATGACAGTACCATTGTTTTGTATACCATACACTCTGGTAAAAAAATAAGTGtactgagggggcattataatgatGTGAACTGTTGTGTGTTTCAGCCTCACTTCCAGGAGCTTTACAGCGGTGGCAAGGACTGTAATGTTTTAGCATGGGTTCCAGCAGTACGTGAACCTGTTCCTGATGATGAAAGTGAAAAGTCAAAGTCACATCTTCATCCTGCACTTCAAGATGCATGGAGCAGTAGTGACGAAGATGGCTGA